One genomic segment of Esox lucius isolate fEsoLuc1 chromosome 15, fEsoLuc1.pri, whole genome shotgun sequence includes these proteins:
- the LOC117595616 gene encoding zinc finger protein 436-like isoform X1, whose product MLRSPKCHRVLNVTNLRNHQVLIVANLQNHQVLIVANLRNHQVLIVANLRNHQVLIVANLRNHQVLIVANLQNHQVLIVANLRNHQVLIVANLRNHQVLIVANLRNHQVLIVANLQNHQVLIVANLRNHQVLIVANLRNHWVLNVTMEHCVRNRVRIWGLGHLSKELLENCRVMLGHRVNTKGDGKEDERISIFANDGVDPDSSDLSVDTLSLSWEPHQEVNKVIRSSHSPHSKKICTVKSGPEWLMNSHSKETPSSQTSDYKESVCTGTFSKRNNRTYPGEKHCFDCQQSFSSIGCLRKHNRLHSGEKPFQCTECDKKYTRSDQLKDHMVLHSGVRPYQCSECDKTFPTNSRLKTHLRIHNGERPFSCPQCNKSFTISSNLYQHLSVHSGAKPHQCSDCNGNFSTARALKKHRLLHTGIKPFCCSHCNKKYTRSDQLKIHMKTHVKSFYRSPQCQKSFETKSHLKKHLLIHSRDISLHCPVCDQKFSSVDDLNEHMPFHIREKLFHCLLCQERYSESDELKEHMITHEEHLGV is encoded by the exons aTGTT GCGGAGCCCAAAGTGTCACCGGGTCCTGAATGTGACAAACCTACGGAATCACCAGGTCCTGATTGTGGCAAACCTACAGAATCACCAGGTCCTGATTGTGGCAAACCTAAGGAATCACCAGGTCCTGATTGTGGCAAACCTACGGAATCACCAGGTCCTGATTGTGGCAAACCTAAGGAATCACCAGGTCCTGATTGTGGCAAACCTACAGAATCACCAGGTCCTGATTGTGGCAAACCTACGGAATCACCAGGTCCTGATTGTGGCAAACCTACGGAATCACCAGGTCCTGATTGTGGCAAACCTAAGGAATCACCAGGTCCTGATTGTGGCAAACCTACAGAATCACCAGGTCCTGATTGTGGCAAACCTACGGAATCACCAGGTCCTGATTGTGGCAAACCTACGGAATCACTGGGTCCTGAATGTGACAATGGAGCACTGTGTGAGGAACAGGGTCCGGATATGGGGTCTTGGCCATCTCTCAAAAGAGTTGCTGGAAAACTGTAGGGTTATGCTGGGTCACAGAGTCAACACAAAAGGCGATGGGAAGGAGGACGAGAGGATTTCTATCTTTGCGAATGATG GAGTGGATCCTGATTCCTCAGACTTATCAGTGGATACATTGTCTTTATCATGGGAACCTCACCAGGAAGTTAACAAAGTAATAAGATCTTCACACAGCCCTCATAGTAAGAAAATATGCACCGTAAAATCTGGTCCTGAATGGCTTATGAACTCACACTCTAAAGAGACACCCTCATCCCAAACTTCAGATTACAAAGAAAGTGTTTGTACTGGGACATTTTCAAAGAGAAACAATAGGACATATCCTGGAGAGAAACATTGCTTTGACTGTCAGCAAAGTTTCTCTTCAATTGGATGCCTGAGAAAACACAATCGGTTGCATTCAGGTGAGAAACCTTTTCAGTGCACTGAGTGCGATAAGAAATACACTAGATCAGACCAACTGAAAGATCATATGGTACTACATTCTGGTGTGAGACCATACCAATGCTCTGAATGTGATAAAACATTCCCTACCAATTCGCGTCTTAAAACGCACTTGCGAATACATAATGGTGAAAGGCCTTTCAGTTGCCCACAGTGCAACAAGAGTTTCACAATCAGTTCAAATCTTTATCAACACCTTTCAGTACACTCTGGAGCGAAACCTCACCAATGCTCTGACTGCAATGGTAATTTCTCTACTGCTCGGGCACTTAAGAAACATAGACTGCTACATACAGGGATTAAGCCTTTCTGCTGCTCCCACTGTAACAAGAAGTACACAAGATCAGATCAGTTAAAAATTCATATGAAGACCCATGTGAAATCATTTTATCGAAGTCCCCAATGTCAGAAGAGTTTTGAAACTAAGTCACATCTTAAGAAACACCTGCTAATACACAGCAGAGATATTTCTCTCCACTGCCCTGTCTGTGACCAAAAGTTCTCTTCTGTGGATGACTTAAATGAACACATGCCATTTCACATAAGGGAGAAACTATTCCATTGTCTGCTGTGTCAGGAAAGGTACAGTGAATCAGATGAGTTGAAAGAACATATGATAACTCATGAGGAACATTTGGGTGTTTAA
- the LOC117595616 gene encoding zinc finger protein 436-like isoform X2 has product MLRSPKCHRVLNVTNLRNHQVLIVANLQNHQVLIVANLRNHQVLIVANLRNHQVLIVANLRNHQVLIVANLQNHQVLIVANLRNHQVLIVANLRNHQVLIVANLQNHQVLIVANLRNHQVLIVANLRNHWVLNVTMEHCVRNRVRIWGLGHLSKELLENCRVMLGHRVNTKGDGKEDERISIFANDGVDPDSSDLSVDTLSLSWEPHQEVNKVIRSSHSPHSKKICTVKSGPEWLMNSHSKETPSSQTSDYKESVCTGTFSKRNNRTYPGEKHCFDCQQSFSSIGCLRKHNRLHSGEKPFQCTECDKKYTRSDQLKDHMVLHSGVRPYQCSECDKTFPTNSRLKTHLRIHNGERPFSCPQCNKSFTISSNLYQHLSVHSGAKPHQCSDCNGNFSTARALKKHRLLHTGIKPFCCSHCNKKYTRSDQLKIHMKTHVKSFYRSPQCQKSFETKSHLKKHLLIHSRDISLHCPVCDQKFSSVDDLNEHMPFHIREKLFHCLLCQERYSESDELKEHMITHEEHLGV; this is encoded by the exons aTGTT GCGGAGCCCAAAGTGTCACCGGGTCCTGAATGTGACAAACCTACGGAATCACCAGGTCCTGATTGTGGCAAACCTACAGAATCACCAGGTCCTGATTGTGGCAAACCTAAGGAATCACCAGGTCCTGATTGTGGCAAACCTACGGAATCACCAGGTCCTGATTGTGGCAAACCTAAGGAATCACCAGGTCCTGATTGTGGCAAACCTACAGAATCACCAG GTCCTGATTGTGGCAAACCTACGGAATCACCAGGTCCTGATTGTGGCAAACCTAAGGAATCACCAGGTCCTGATTGTGGCAAACCTACAGAATCACCAGGTCCTGATTGTGGCAAACCTACGGAATCACCAGGTCCTGATTGTGGCAAACCTACGGAATCACTGGGTCCTGAATGTGACAATGGAGCACTGTGTGAGGAACAGGGTCCGGATATGGGGTCTTGGCCATCTCTCAAAAGAGTTGCTGGAAAACTGTAGGGTTATGCTGGGTCACAGAGTCAACACAAAAGGCGATGGGAAGGAGGACGAGAGGATTTCTATCTTTGCGAATGATG GAGTGGATCCTGATTCCTCAGACTTATCAGTGGATACATTGTCTTTATCATGGGAACCTCACCAGGAAGTTAACAAAGTAATAAGATCTTCACACAGCCCTCATAGTAAGAAAATATGCACCGTAAAATCTGGTCCTGAATGGCTTATGAACTCACACTCTAAAGAGACACCCTCATCCCAAACTTCAGATTACAAAGAAAGTGTTTGTACTGGGACATTTTCAAAGAGAAACAATAGGACATATCCTGGAGAGAAACATTGCTTTGACTGTCAGCAAAGTTTCTCTTCAATTGGATGCCTGAGAAAACACAATCGGTTGCATTCAGGTGAGAAACCTTTTCAGTGCACTGAGTGCGATAAGAAATACACTAGATCAGACCAACTGAAAGATCATATGGTACTACATTCTGGTGTGAGACCATACCAATGCTCTGAATGTGATAAAACATTCCCTACCAATTCGCGTCTTAAAACGCACTTGCGAATACATAATGGTGAAAGGCCTTTCAGTTGCCCACAGTGCAACAAGAGTTTCACAATCAGTTCAAATCTTTATCAACACCTTTCAGTACACTCTGGAGCGAAACCTCACCAATGCTCTGACTGCAATGGTAATTTCTCTACTGCTCGGGCACTTAAGAAACATAGACTGCTACATACAGGGATTAAGCCTTTCTGCTGCTCCCACTGTAACAAGAAGTACACAAGATCAGATCAGTTAAAAATTCATATGAAGACCCATGTGAAATCATTTTATCGAAGTCCCCAATGTCAGAAGAGTTTTGAAACTAAGTCACATCTTAAGAAACACCTGCTAATACACAGCAGAGATATTTCTCTCCACTGCCCTGTCTGTGACCAAAAGTTCTCTTCTGTGGATGACTTAAATGAACACATGCCATTTCACATAAGGGAGAAACTATTCCATTGTCTGCTGTGTCAGGAAAGGTACAGTGAATCAGATGAGTTGAAAGAACATATGATAACTCATGAGGAACATTTGGGTGTTTAA